GGACTACGAGAAGGTACTGCGGCAGCGTAATTCCTTGCTCAAAACTGCGGGTGCTGCTTTGCGCCGTGGCTATGGCGCTGATGATGGCGCACTTTCTACTTTGGACGTGTGGGATACCCAGCTTGCACACCTTGGTGGCCAGCTGATTCATGCTCGTCATAGTGTGGTTCAAGAGTTGGATCCGTTGGTGCATGATGCGTATGCGCGGATTGCTCCGGAGTCTCGTCCGGCGCATATTCGCTACGTGTCGACGGTGCCGTTGGCTGCGCCGGAAGAACTGCCAAAACCTGAGGATTTTGAGGCAGCTATGCTCGCTGAGCTGGGCCAACGTCGAGATAAGGAGATTGATCGCGGGGTGTCGTTGGTGGGGCCGCACCGTGATGATCTTGATGTTGTGCTTGGCGATTATCCGGCGAAGGGGTTTGCGAGCCACGGCGAAACGTGGTCGATGTGTTTGGCTTTGCGGTTGGCGGAGTTTCATTTGCTGCGTAGCGACGGTACTGATCCTGTGCTTATCTTGGACGATGTATTCGCGGAGCTTGATACTCAGCGGCGTGAAAAGCTGGTGAGCGTGACCGCCGAGGCTGAGCAGGTGCTCATTACTGCTGCAGTGGGCGATGATCTGCCCGATACCCTTACGGAATCGGCGGTGCATCGTCACTTTGTCAGCGTGGAGGACACTCCCGAGGGGCGGATTTCGCTTCTCGACGCCGCCATGGGGGTACCACATGACGGATAATGATGCGGTTTCTGCTGCTTTTGCACATATGCGCCAGGAGGCGAAAAAACGCACCGGCACCGTCCCGAACCTGAACCGGCCGCTGCCG
The sequence above is drawn from the Corynebacterium rouxii genome and encodes:
- the recF gene encoding DNA replication/repair protein RecF (All proteins in this family for which functions are known are DNA-binding proteins that assist the filamentation of RecA onto DNA for the initiation of recombination or recombinational repair.), with protein sequence MYIRELSLRDFRSWPECTVTLEPGVTLFVGRNGFGKTNIVEAIGYVAHLGSHRVFHDSALVRQGKESARVSVTAVNHGRELTAHLLIKAKGANQAQINRTRLKSPRELLGVVKTVLFSPEDLSLVRGDPAERRRYLDHVIATRKPRLGGVKADYEKVLRQRNSLLKTAGAALRRGYGADDGALSTLDVWDTQLAHLGGQLIHARHSVVQELDPLVHDAYARIAPESRPAHIRYVSTVPLAAPEELPKPEDFEAAMLAELGQRRDKEIDRGVSLVGPHRDDLDVVLGDYPAKGFASHGETWSMCLALRLAEFHLLRSDGTDPVLILDDVFAELDTQRREKLVSVTAEAEQVLITAAVGDDLPDTLTESAVHRHFVSVEDTPEGRISLLDAAMGVPHDG